The region AAGCCTTTCAATTCTAGAGCCAGCAAAGGGATGCAGGACAGAGCCCGACTGCTCCAGCCGATAGTGAGGAGAAGAgggcggagggagggaggaggaggaagaccaAGTATGAGGTGAAAAGGGAGGAGGATGGTGCCAGGGAAGTTTAAAAAGGGAACTGGAGGCATGTCTATATGAGAgaaaaaagcaagagagagagcagcaacGAGAGAGGGGCAGGCATGGGGAAAACACAGCGTGAGGGCAGCTTGCACTAAGCGCTGCTGAGGtataaaaaaacagatgtcatCTTAGGCTGTTGGCCCACTGCACTGATATCAGAGCAATTAGCTTGTCTATTCTCATCACTCACATAAAATACATGAACCTATGAATAATATGCAgtgaaacaaaccaaaaccgAACCGATATCCTGCTGAATGTCTGGAACAGTGGCGAAAATGCCCAGCTCTGTGATTAAGGTGGATTGCATTAGGGCCTGACAGAGGTCTTGCAGGATCTTACCTGCTATGTGAAGGGTGGCTGTGGTGGACTGTGCTGTAGCCGTATTCCTGCTGAGAGTGAAGGGCCATGTTGTACTCGGACAAGCCCATGGCCAGTTGGCCACGCCAATTACTTGTGCTAGTTGCTGAAGGAACCAGAGGGGAAAAGTGACGTGGTTGATGATGGTGTGTGAAAATGACTCTTGGCATGACTCATGACTTGTGGCAGTGGACCTTAGATTCCATAGTCAAATACTTTAATACTTTTGTATTAAGGAAATTAAGGAAAACCATATCTCATTTTGTTCTGAATGACAGTTACGCACCTCTATGTAGAGTATGCAGGACTTGCAGTAGTCTTATTACAAAATACATTGTATAATATACCCTTAAGTACACTCAAAAATCAATCATTTTTGATCAATAGCTTATACTTCAGTCAAAATGATACTTGCTCTACCCAAATTTCTCTCAATAATATTCTTCGAAGcagctttattattttatgtcaGAAACCTAGAGAACTGAGGCATTTACTTTTCGAAGTCCAGGCAgtgttcacatttttaaaatttggacACATCACTATTCCTTAAAATAAATGCCTCACCTGGTGCATATGAGGAGGTGCAGTCATTATAGTTGTACGTGGACGGCACTGCCCTATAGgccatgctgtgctgtgcaCCTCTATCACATTCGTAGGCTGCCGGCTTGTGCACTGTGTTCCGATTATACCACCCTAGTAAGTGCTCTGCCACCATGGCCTTTTGTAGGCTCCTTGCTAGGTTCTCGTTCCTGGGGGGTGCACGGGTCCTCGACTGCCGGAACGTGGCATAGAGGTTCTGGCTCATGCCATCCAACTCGTCCTGCCTGTAGCCCCTGTATGGCTCGTGTGCAGGGTAGCCGTGGTAGGACGGGTTGACATTGTAATGTCCCTCCACCTCATCCTCGCACATGTAGCCACCGTTGGCGTACAGCTGGGGCTCTGGGTAGCATGGGTACCCGGTGACGTAGTAGGCAGTGGTGGTGGGCCGCGGGCGTGGCTGGCGGGTGGGGCAGTGCCCCTCACCCTGTGCTAGGTTGGGCATGCTGCCTGTGTTGGCATAGATGTTGGTTCTTCGACGTCGGTGGCGGTTGCGGGCACGCGAGTGACTGCAGTACTCCGTGCTCGATTGGCTGGTGTGGGAGGAGACATCATCCAGGACATCGGTGCTGTTGCTGCGGCGTGCCACCGAGCTGATCGAGAAGACATGATCCGGGCCATCCTGCtcaacagcaaacacagggcTGCCGACATCACCCACCGCTGGGAAAACCGACTGAGACTCCAGACTGCCACTGCGCTGGCGGAAGTGGCAAGGACCGTCCTCTTCACACCTGAATGTGCAtgtccacccacacacacacaaaaaagctcactaagtaaacatttaaaaatgactaaCATGGCTAACAATAAAAGCTATGATGACAACATAACAGCTAGCATGATACCACCACAAGACTGCTGCCTCCACACCAAGTATTTTCAACCAAATCTTGAATGTGTGTTGGAGGGCACTGCTGGTCATTTGGTACCTGAGATGGATGCTGCTGAAGGCATTGCGGGTGAGCTGGGGTGTGGGGGGCATGCTCCTGGCATCACGCGGCTGCCGTGGGGCAGTGTAGGaggggctgctgtgtgttgatAAGTGATCTTGTTGGACGTAGGGGTAAGGTTGCTGGACTTCGGCATAATTTAATCTGCAATGCAGATAAGGGCAGTTTACTTCTTCTGAGTTGGAGTTCTAGTCATTTCGACACCACCCATAAATCGCTCAAAGGGGAGACccacaggaaaaggaaaaggaaaaaaaaaaaaaaaaaaaagctattcaTGTTTTTTCCCCTGATAAGTTGTTGGCTCCATATTATTTCCTGACTCAAAGATCAAGCACTGCCGAAAAATGACacgaaacacacccacacccatacccaaaCCAAGCTCCTGACAACAAATGAATTAAATCTTATCTTCTGATAAAATCCAACCTCCAAATCAGTGGACTTCCAGATCAGTAACTAAAGGTCCCAAGGCAGCATGCCGGTGCAAGACTGCACATTTTCTCTCCACACTCCTTTTGTAACACCTGTCTGTGTTTTAGTGGTCACGCCATAACATGCTTTTCTCCTCAGGCTCTATTTTTACCATCGCAAAACTGCGCTCTCAGATAACAGCAATATGTGGAGGGAGAAAGCCAGGCAGGAATGTGGGCCTGGTTTCTTACATGCAAGCCTCAACTGGCTCTGCAAGGCATGGGACCGAACTGTAATGCCAGATCGAGCTAGGGGAGAAGCtcaggaggggtgggggggcggtGACGGCGGCAGGATTGCATCACCTGTCTGGGTCCTGGGGCTGCTGGTCGTTGGCCGAGGCCCTGGGGTCCGAGTGGCACGGAACGCTGAGAGTGGAATGGGATCGCTGTCGCTGCATTCCAGGCTGCTCGTCTgggggtgaggagagaggaacgGGGTGCTGTTAGCCAGGCTAAGGTTCCCGTAGAGTCAGCCGTTTTTGCAACATGAAGCAGTGCTAACTATATTGCTGAAGAAATGGAGTTAAGCCTTACCATCGTCCAGATTTAGGCtatcagagagagagctgagatcTGCTGCACTCACATCATCTATAATCaggacagagatggaggatATATTTTAATGTCTCATGTCACTGTTGCAAGATGTACCACAATCATCAGTCATTATTACCCTCAAAATCACTCATATCTATTATGCAAGAGATGGAACATTTTGTACCCTACACTATAGTACTCTATTCTCCCTTGCCCATTACTGTATGAACTACCTTAAAGGTAAATCTGTTCTAGAGTTGTGAGTCAGTCTATTGGAGAtctaaatcaatcaatcattagCACATAACTCAATTAGCCAATTTAGTGAAGCAAAATACCTATCTAAAGATTAATCtacattaattataaaaacagGTGTGTACCAGAGATGATCAGTGAGGCTCTTTGAGTGGGCTTCTTGCCAGTTTTCACTCTGTAGTCATTCATTTCATTCTCGATCTCCTGGAGCTTCTTGACAGCATCAAGGTAGATTCGCCTTCGTTTCTTCTTTACAGTTTTATAGAGCTCCGTTTCGCTGGCAAGCTTCTTTGCTGCTTCGACGATCTTCTGCTGCAGAGCGAATTGGCCTTCCAGGTTCCTTAACTGAGGGTCCTGGTGTTGAGGAAATTTCAAATACTCAGTAGCATATATATCAGTCAATATCATTTAATATTGTATGTTCAGAGCTGAAGGTCTCGCAGTACTGCTGAACCATAGCTAATAAGACTGGGGAGGGCAGCATACCATATCACAGGGGGAAAGGTCCTCGAGTTTGAAGGCAGTTCCTACTCGTCTACGTACAGTAGGGGGTTTCTCTCCTGATTCTAGAGGGTATTCCTTAGGTAGCTTGCCAGTCAACgccttgtaaaaaaaaaaaaaaaaaaaaaaaaagtttaagtctctttttaaataatataacatcTACTTCAAAGAGGTATAACTTGGTGTCAAGATATAGAGGCATCAAGATATAAACTGAAACACCCACTGCTTCTCTGAGGCAGATCTTCTTAAGATCATTCAGTTTCTGGGTCAGAATATCCTGAAGATGCTTTTCTTTCGTCCTCAGCTCTGTGATCTTCTCTTTCTTCAGCTCCTCACATACCTCAGAATCCCCAGAACCTGAATGTGCAAAGCACAACCTTAGACACAATCTCCATCTTCAGGTCCATAATTATGTCAAACTTGGAGAAGGGCCAAACGTCCCTCTCAGCTCACAACTCCTCATAGATGAGCAACTAATGAGAGGACACCTGTAGTTCAAAGACTTTTATAAAATAAGAGAGTATATTGTCAATGTGCTTATTACCTGCAGAAACCAAGCTTCCATTGCTGGCCATGATGAGATGGTCTTTGCTCTCTTTGCTGACCATCTTACTTATCCTGGGAGCTCGAATATCTGTGAGGTCCATGGCGATGTCACCTAAGCTCTTGGCTGTGGTTATTTTAGCCTTTTTTAGAGAGGAAAaagggaggggagaaagagcATTTGAGGACATAGTCGCTATATCACGTTAATTAATTTTTCTATAAAGAGCCCAAATCATCTCGCTTCTCGATGGAGAGTAGGAGAGATCATCAATCAGCTGGGAAACTATTCTTGGATTAGAGCTGCCGTTCTCACTGGAGAAAGCAGGTGAGATTAAAGAAGTGCTCATTGCTCCCCCATACGTTATCAAATACACCcttatttacacacatacataaaaaatacaacatGCATGCTTCCATGCATATACTGCGGCATGCCAAACACTTGAAACAGTAATACTAACAGACTCACTTTACTTTGTTTGCGGTCCAGGTAAAACTGGTGCTGACTGATGGCCATTGCCCATATGGTTTTGATCAGAGAGTGGCTGGCATACCAGGAGTGGATAGTCTGTCCAGATTGGCCAAAAGTACGCTTGGACGTTGTCCTCCTGTGGATGCACATGCACGTGTTACAAAAGGGTATAAAAGAATGACCTCAGTGAAGCTGGTACAGAATGACACTTTGATACAGCAAACAACTGCATTGCTACTGCCTGCACAATATTAAGAAGGTACTATACATATCACGGatataaaacagcaacaaaaaagaacacaataCTAATTATGATCATATGTAGTTACCTTAGTAAGGTGGTTAGCTGAAAATGCAGCTGCGTGACGCTTTAAGTTAAGAACTGAAAGGCTGTGATGTCACTTGTGATTACACATCCACTCTAGCCCCCTATTATATATCAAATGATGTACTGCGGATAACTAGACTAACCTTGAACATTGTACTGCTGCA is a window of Electrophorus electricus isolate fEleEle1 chromosome 3, fEleEle1.pri, whole genome shotgun sequence DNA encoding:
- the frmd4ba gene encoding FERM domain-containing protein 4B isoform X2, encoding MMEGRQCRVLLLDDRELELLVQPKLLSRDLLDLVSSHFILKEKEYFGISFTDENGQTNWLQLTRRVLEHDFSKKTGPLQLKFQVRFYIESIIYLKDTATVELFYRNAKSSVYNGTIEVESENVFKLAAYVLQEAKGDYTSDESAQSDLKKLPTFPTAVLKEHPSLAYCEDKVIEHYKTLKGLTRGKAIVQYLLLVESLPAYGVHYYEVKDKQGIPWWLGISYKGIGQYDQQDKLTPRKIFHWKQLENLYFREKKFAVEVNNSHRRTTSKRTFGQSGQTIHSWYASHSLIKTIWAMAISQHQFYLDRKQSKAKITTAKSLGDIAMDLTDIRAPRISKMVSKESKDHLIMASNGSLVSAGSGDSEVCEELKKEKITELRTKEKHLQDILTQKLNDLKKICLREAALTGKLPKEYPLESGEKPPTVRRRVGTAFKLEDLSPCDMDPQLRNLEGQFALQQKIVEAAKKLASETELYKTVKKKRRRIYLDAVKKLQEIENEMNDYRVKTGKKPTQRASLIISDDVSAADLSSLSDSLNLDDDEQPGMQRQRSHSTLSVPCHSDPRASANDQQPQDPDRLNYAEVQQPYPYVQQDHLSTHSSPSYTAPRQPRDARSMPPTPQLTRNAFSSIHLRCEEDGPCHFRQRSGSLESQSVFPAVGDVGSPVFAVEQDGPDHVFSISSVARRSNSTDVLDDVSSHTSQSSTEYCSHSRARNRHRRRRTNIYANTGSMPNLAQGEGHCPTRQPRPRPTTTAYYVTGYPCYPEPQLYANGGYMCEDEVEGHYNVNPSYHGYPAHEPYRGYRQDELDGMSQNLYATFRQSRTRAPPRNENLARSLQKAMVAEHLLGWYNRNTVHKPAAYECDRGAQHSMAYRAVPSTYNYNDCTSSYAPATSTSNWRGQLAMGLSEYNMALHSQQEYGYSTVHHSHPSHSRSYIDVNQTDSHTSSPLDSFDSEDQTLYWHEDSKPGTIV
- the frmd4ba gene encoding FERM domain-containing protein 4B isoform X1; the protein is MALGFLCDVEDLLASGSQLVWTVAEQVLRRCYNDGFLPCRKFLQTWCHIGDVYQMMEGRQCRVLLLDDRELELLVQPKLLSRDLLDLVSSHFILKEKEYFGISFTDENGQTNWLQLTRRVLEHDFSKKTGPLQLKFQVRFYIESIIYLKDTATVELFYRNAKSSVYNGTIEVESENVFKLAAYVLQEAKGDYTSDESAQSDLKKLPTFPTAVLKEHPSLAYCEDKVIEHYKTLKGLTRGKAIVQYLLLVESLPAYGVHYYEVKDKQGIPWWLGISYKGIGQYDQQDKLTPRKIFHWKQLENLYFREKKFAVEVNNSHRRTTSKRTFGQSGQTIHSWYASHSLIKTIWAMAISQHQFYLDRKQSKAKITTAKSLGDIAMDLTDIRAPRISKMVSKESKDHLIMASNGSLVSAGSGDSEVCEELKKEKITELRTKEKHLQDILTQKLNDLKKICLREAALTGKLPKEYPLESGEKPPTVRRRVGTAFKLEDLSPCDMDPQLRNLEGQFALQQKIVEAAKKLASETELYKTVKKKRRRIYLDAVKKLQEIENEMNDYRVKTGKKPTQRASLIISDDVSAADLSSLSDSLNLDDDEQPGMQRQRSHSTLSVPCHSDPRASANDQQPQDPDRLNYAEVQQPYPYVQQDHLSTHSSPSYTAPRQPRDARSMPPTPQLTRNAFSSIHLRCEEDGPCHFRQRSGSLESQSVFPAVGDVGSPVFAVEQDGPDHVFSISSVARRSNSTDVLDDVSSHTSQSSTEYCSHSRARNRHRRRRTNIYANTGSMPNLAQGEGHCPTRQPRPRPTTTAYYVTGYPCYPEPQLYANGGYMCEDEVEGHYNVNPSYHGYPAHEPYRGYRQDELDGMSQNLYATFRQSRTRAPPRNENLARSLQKAMVAEHLLGWYNRNTVHKPAAYECDRGAQHSMAYRAVPSTYNYNDCTSSYAPATSTSNWRGQLAMGLSEYNMALHSQQEYGYSTVHHSHPSHSRSYIDVNQTDSHTSSPLDSFDSEDQTLYWHEDSKPGTIV